GGTCCATGACAATACCGCTATCTTTGAGGAAATGAGTGGCAGGCACCATGCCCACAAAGAAGAAGACACCCTGACAGGCAAGCTCCTCTGAGCTTCCGGTTTTCAGATTTTTTATTTTTACTCCTTCAACATTGTCGGCGCCCAGAACTTCTTCAACGGTTGAATTCCAGATAAATTCCATTTTATCATTTTGGAAGGCTCGCTCCGCACTGACTTTGTTGCAGTCAAGAATTCCCTCGTCATGGAGTACAATCACCGTGACTTTGCGGGCGAATTTGGTGATATACATGCCTTCTTCAATGGCCTGATCCCCGCTGCCCACCACAACCACGTCTTCTCCCTCAAAGAACTCCGCGTCACAGGTAGCACAGTAAGCCACCCCACTGCCCTGGAGCCGTTTCTCGCCGGGAATATTCAAAAGCCTGGGTTCGCTGCCGCAGGCGATAATCACCGCCTTGGCCGAGAATTCCTTGCCTTTTTTAGTCACGATCCTTTTATCTTCCCTGGATAGATCCGTTTTTACCACTTCATCCCGCAAAAATTCCACACCAAAGTCTTCCGCGTGCTTTTTGAAATCTTTCATGAGATCTTCGCCGCTGATGTTTCTGTAGCCGGGGTAATTGACAATTTCCCGGGTGGTATTCACCATCCCGCCAACGGTCCCTTTGTTGATGACCAGGGTCTTCAGCTTTGACCTGCCCCCATAGATAGCGGAAGTCAGTCCTGCCGGACCGCCGCCTATAATGATCAGATCATAGGCCTTGGTTATATCTCCCATTTTCCTCATAACTCCTTTTTACTAAATCCGTTTCCGGTTACGCTTCCAGAACATCGGCAATCTTATCCGTGATTTTTTCCTCGTCTGCCGCTCCTGCCAGTTTTCCTTGATATTCACCCTCTTTAAAGAAAAGAATTTGAGGAACCCCTTTAAGGGAGAAGCTCTGAAACAGGGCCTTGTCGTCCTCTACATCAACATAATAGAAACCAAACTTACCCTTATATTTGGGCTGCATATCTTCTAAAACAGGCACGACCTCCTGACAGACATGACAGGTCTTTCGGGAGAAGATCACCAGGCAGGGGTCTCCTTGGTCATAGATGATTTTTTCGAATTGGCCGGCATTTAACTTTTCCAGTGACATAATTTTCACTCCTAAACTAATAGTATTCAGGGAACCGGAATGGAACAGTCAAAACTCCTCTCCGGCAATGAGCCTGAAGAGATCATTAAAATTTTGTAAAGCTATCGTCATCATCCTCATCGTCATCTTTCAAGGATAAATCCTGATCACCTGCGGCAACACAGGCCTGCTGAACGGCCGGATACCCTGTTGTTCCTTCAATATCCACCAGGTTTTGAACCTGGCAATCCGCCGCGCCGGGAACACGGAATTTGCGAATGTCCAGCATAGGTACGGGGGTTTCCTGAGGCTCAGGCAGCTGGGGGACATAACTATAAGGATAGCGATAGCCCCGATAGTAAATGGTGGAGGGATTTTCCGAGAAAGGAGAGATGAATTCCCAGACCACTTCTTTCATGCGGGTCACTTCAAAGAAGCGTCCCCCTACCCCTTCGGTAATGAAGGTATTGCCATTGGGAAGCCGCTGGGCAGCACTGGTTAAGGGACTGTAGAAACGATAATCGGAAATTCCGAGCTGACCGTAGCCCATGAGTTCGCTGCCTAGGATCTGCCAGACAACTTTCATGGTCACAGGATTAAGTTCCAGTACCCGGGACCGGTCAGCAATATTGACTTTTGTCCCGTCTTTAGAGGTATTAGTGGGGGAGCCGTAACCGGACCAGCCACCGTTATCAAAAATAAGGATGTTTCCTGCCCCGGGGAGTCCTTGGGGAATCATATGGACATGGTGCTGACCAATGATTTGGCCGATTTTGGCCAGTCTTTTATCCCCAGAATAATCGGGACCCATTTTCCACACGACTTTGCCGGTTTCCTTGGAGATGATAGCAATGATATTAGCTTCCCGGGCATCCCAAATAATGTTGTCCGGATGGAAGCGCTCATCCCCTTTGTCGTACCATTTATTAGGTCCCAACACGCTCATGGAGTTGATGTGCATCCAGTCGCCCATTCCGCCGCCGGCTTCATGCATGTTGGGATTCTTATAGATTGCAAGTTTTGCTGCTTCACTAAATCCAAACTCTTTAAAGTGATCTGCAGCATGCCATTCCCAAACAATATTGCCTTCCCAGTCCACTTCAATAAAGACATCATCAAGGAGGTTTTTATCAGAGATCTTGCGATTTTCGATATTCTCGTGACAAAGGATTAAGGTATTTCCTCGATCTGTTTGACATTCCATACCCGGCACATAATAGCCGACAGGATTCCCTGCCCGCTGATAATCATGGTGCTGGCGAGCCATCCATTGGGGCTCCTGTCCTTCATCTTCAGTCCATTCTTTTTTGTCAAATTTCCAGACTACCTTGCCCTCCCAATCAACCTGAACCAGATCCGTCTGATCCTGGTAGCCAAATTTGGGGTCTCGGATACCTCGGCTGCCCATGACATAACCACCGGGGAGCAGCTTATTCGGAAAACCATGGAGGTCTTTCCAGACCCGAACAACATTGCCGTTCATATCAATGAGGACACAGCCCAGTTTTTTAACCGCCATGATGGTATAGCCGTTAAAGCATTTTTCAGGATTGTAAATGGTAACTCCGGTGGGATGAACAAATGGCTGACCCATAAAACAACACTCCTTTATTAATTATCAAATGAATTATCCTGTCAAAATCAAGTTTCATTCTGGTTTCATTATAGAGAATTATGTCAGTGAAAAGGGATAACACATGTTATTGTTTCAAAAATCATAGCTATAAAAATCTTTAATACTTTAAGTTTCTGGTTAAGCTTGGAAGTCAATTCGAAAAGAAAAACTCCCCTATCAGCAACAGATTTCATGGTTCTGTCTGCCTTCAAGGGAGCCTTCCTTAATCCATTGCGCTTATAAGGTCAGGGAGAGTCCTGTATCGTATCTTTTATTATCAATATTTAAATAGATATCAACGTCACCCGCTAAGCCTTCCCTGCTGATGTAAAACTGGAAGTCATTGTCTTTTTGCTCTTCAAAAGAAACACAAGCCGCCGTCACATCATGGACTACAGTAGGTATGGAGTAGAATTTAGCCTCCTTGGCCCCCTTTAATTCCAGGAACACTTCCGAGCCTTCCTGGAAGGTCCCCCGCAAGGCCAGGCGGTCTTCCTCCAGGATAATTGATAGATTATGCTTAGCGGGAACTCCCCCCTCAACATCTTTAAATTTGACCTTTCCAAACTCAGGCGTTATGCCAAAGCCGCCAAAAAGCTGGCCTTTACCTAAGCTAAAGTTGGTCTTTTCGTCATAGAGGGCAAGCCGTCTGGCCCGGTAATAATTGCCGCCCTGTACTTTTAATTCGTATCTTACTTCATCGTTTTGGACTTCGACGGTGATGGATTCCAAACTGAGATGAATGTGCTCATCTTTGTATTTATTGAGGAGCATAGCCCCTAAACCGTCCGTATGCTTACCCCGGTAGGTTGCAATCCCGCCTGAGTGAATCATATAGTGTCCTTCATCATAATAATCTACATTACAGATATAGGGTGAATAGAATTCTACGCCTCTTTCTTTGCCGTATTGCCATACTTGTTCAATTTCCATTTTAGCGGTGTCGATTTTGTAGATAACTCCCCTGGAGTAGTTTTCTTCGGGGGGAATGCGGGTTGCTTCATTTTTCGAGCGATAAGTTCCATTGTCAAAGACGAAGACATTGCCATTGGGTAAAATCCGGGCGGCATGCTGTTCATATTGCCAGTCGAAATCTCCTTTGGTCACATTTTTGAAGAAATATGGCTGCCATTCTTCGCCCCAGCCTTCGGGATCGCCGATAATCCAGTTTAATTTCCCGGTATCGTAATTGAAGTTAATAATCGCATCCTTGTGGCGTCCTGACATGGTAATGGAATTGGTGGGTTTGTCATACCAAACGGAGTTGTTGTGGAACCAATCGTGGTGATTCCAATCCCCAGCATTTCCTTTTTCCCTGGGCAAAATCTTGAGCAGATCCCATGATTTAAGGATTTTTCCCGTTTCTTTATCCACTTCCACTACATAGTCTTCCACGGATTCGTCAAAGTTGTTATCCGAAGCGACGAGTAAATTCCCGCTTTCCAACTCGATGCCGTCATGGTGATACCCCCCCGGCAAGCGGTATTCTTTATAGATTTTTCCGCAAAAGTCCATTTCCATAAAGCCTACGGTGTAGTAGGGCTTTTGGATGGTCCGGTAGGAAGTGTAGAGAAGTCTGCCATTACTGAGCTTTTTAATATCCCAGCTTTGCTTATTGGTGATAACCCACCGCAAGTCTCCTGCATAATCAAAACCGACGGTTCTGGCGGACTCGATTAAGGGAGTTGTCGTGGATATAAGCATCAGGTCTTTGCCGAAATACTCCGGTGTGGTATGGCAATACAGCGCTTTATTGACATCAAGTTCTTCAACCTCGATATTAACCTCAGAGCTTTTGCCATTACCCAGGGTTATGACCACTGTGTTCTCATAATTGTCATATAAGCCATAGATGGGCAGGACATGTTCTTTTGCCTCAGCAAAGATATGGCTCAGATCCCCTGGCTCTGCTTTGCCTTTAACTGTGATTTGAGCTGTGGTTTCTTCCTCGGTCTTAAAACAAAGAACGGCCGACAGCGGATTAATCAAATAAGGATTTTTCACAATCAATGGATTGGCTAAGGTATAATTCCCTGATCTGAACTCAGCCAGAAACTTTTCTTCGGACTCAGCCTGCAAAGTGATTAGATGTTTTTCTGTCTCTAAAATCTTCCTCAATTTTAACACTCCTATCTGTAATAGTTATCTCATCCCCAGGTTCAGCTAAATAATATTTGGGCCAAGGGGAAACCTACCAGGACATATAGAATCAGTCCAATAATCAGAAGAGGTACCCCCATCTTCAGGATGTCCTTAACATCAATGAGGTCTCGCCGGGCATGCATCATACCGCAGTAAGGGGATGCCGCCGGTGTGATGAGAGCAAAGAAAACTATCATGGTAATGCACATATAGAGACCAACCAGCCCAATGCTTGGATACTGTTTGGCAAAGGCCATAATAACAGGGATTAAGATAATGGCCATTCCGGCATTATTGGCAAAATTCGTGGTAATAATCGAGAATATTAATAGTAAACCTACAAAAACCAAGATCGGCTTATCACCTAAGAGGGGCTGCAGGACTTGAATCAGCCAGGCTTTAATCCCTGTTACATCGTTGGATACGGCGTTAGCACCATACAAAGCAGCAACAACCAGGAAATAAACGTCCCAGGAAAAGCTCTTGGCAGCGACCGCCTTAAAGGGCAAAACGGGTTTCCCGTCAACATGCAGAACCATCAAAACCACGACACAGAACATAGTCACACCTAAAGTCCCTATATTTTTAAGCAGAGCAACAATCACCCATGTCTTGGGTAAAAAGCTGGGGGCCAAAAGCAAAATAATGAAGGCAAACAAGGATAAGAGCAAAATCTTCTGCTGCAGGTTCATAGGCGGCAAGGGGCTTTTTTGAAATTGCTCCACACTGATATTTTTCAGCTTCGACATATCCGGTTTATAGACAAATTTCAGGAGCAGCATGAAAATTATGATCATGGTCAGAGAGAGGATAATGTTAAAGAGGACAAAGGAGAGGGTATTCACCGTTAGCCCCGATGCCTTCTGAAAGGTCCCGACAATGGCCAGAGCCGCTCCCTTAAAGGGGAACATGGGCTGGGCCAGGGTGGCTGCGAAATAAACCCCAAAGACAGTAATGGGAAAGACTTTTTCCTTCCGGTCGATACCCAGTTCATTCATAAATTCCACGGTAATGGGCCATAAGATCAAGAGGCTGGCAATGGGCTCCGTCAGGCCACTGAGGAAATAGGAAGCCAGAAAAAAGACGAATAAGAACACATAGGGCTTGCCATTAATAATTTTGCGAGTCAAAAACCAGCGGGCCAAATACTCGGTACAGCCCGCGTATTCCACCCCGGCAAAAAAAACCAAGGCCAGCATGATAACCACTGAAATATCAGAACCGAAGGCTTCCAGGGCCACACTTTTCAAAGGGGCAAAGCCACTGACCCCTATAAGTAATAACCCCAGGATACTTGGCCAAATACCGTTAACCGTTGACCACAAATAGACCATGCCGATAAAAATAGCAAAAATGTGCATCCCCACCGGAGTAATAGGTTCTATAGGATTGAGTAAAGGAAAACCGAGCATAAAGCCAATGCCAATGGCACTATGAATGTACATACTGCGATTTGATTTCAAGTTCTTTTTTTCACAAACCACTTTAGTACCTAACACCTTTCACACCCTCTTTTTATGTTATTTACTTATAAAACCGATAACTATTAACTACTACAGCATTATTTACTCTCTTTACTCCTTTCAGTCACTGGTTTGGGGAAAAGCAATTTGAGCTTATAATTTCTTTCACTAATTAATTCCTGATCTGCTGCCCAGTAACCAGACACCTCCTCTAATGCAAATTCCCCAACAGATTTATGTCTTTAGCGTCATTGTAACAGCTGCAAAATTTTAAAGACTATAGCATATGTTATCATTATACGATATCTCACAATCAAAATTTTCTATGAACAAAAGGGCACGGGAGGTAAATAATCCCGTGCCTGCAGACCCTTTAGAATTGTTTTGCAAAATTAAGGATATCAATTAATAATAATCAATGATTTTCTCATCCATAGCATAGCTGGTCAATTTTTTTTCATTCAGGATGAAAATACCATCTTTTTCTTTCCTGATAATGCCTTCTTCTTTCAAAGCTCTCAGTATTTTGGCTACGGTCACTTTATGGATACCCAAAAACTTGCTTATGGTCGCATTACTATAACCTTTACTGACCAGTAATACCCCTTGTTTATCCTGAGCATTGCTCAGCAAAAATTTACATAAGCGGTTACCTACCTTACCTTCGTTCCTGGCCTGCAAAGAATCAACCAACTCCCGGATATTATCCGTTGCCATATGTAATAATTGACTTAAGATATTCGCATCATCCTGCACATACTCAAAAAATGCCTCTTTAGGAATTTTATAGCAGCGGCACTTGCTCTTGGCAATAAAGTGGTATTCGCTGACTCCATTGCTGAATAAGGTCAAAACCCCCAGCATCGAGTGGATGGAATTATTGGATTCTTTAATGCCATAAATAATTTCGTCCCCTTTTTCAGTTATTAAAGTCCGGTAACAAGTACCGCTGACCAAATAATATAAAAAATCCATCATATCTCCTTGCCGTATGATATATGAACCTTTTTCAAATTCACACTTTACGACGCCATCCATTTTTAAAAGCTCCACTCTGACGCTCCTCCACAGAAAGCTCTATTAATAAGTTTCCAACTTTTTAGCTCTCGCCATATTATAATTATATCATAGAATGTCTCAAATCTATTTTAATATCCCAAATTCAAGGCCTCTGCTTTTCATGCCGCTGTCGCAACACCATCAGATGATGAAAAATGCCAGAATGTTGCTTCTTTTTGGAACACCTGTTTAGCAGGTGGTTTTCGTTCAGACAAAAAGAGCTGCAGCTTTAAAATGCTGCAGCTCTCTTAATTTTTCTATATAAGGCTAGATCTATATTAACCTTGGAAATATGTGGTCATTTGTGGTACGACTTGTTTCTTACGGGAAAGAACGCCCGGCAGGGGAACGCTTCCGTTAACAAGCTCTTTACCGAAGGCTTTAGCCACTTCTTCAGGATTGTCACCTTTTACAATGAGTTCTGTATAGTCTTCCAGAATATCTGTAATCATCAGGCAGAGATATTGCATTCCTTGAGCTGCACGATGTGCTTCAATAGCCGCGGTTAAGTTAGCACGAACATCTTCGAAACCTTCCATACCCATTAAGCTGACTTGGCCCACACCAATTTTGTGAGGTCCCATGGTGAAAGCTTTGAGGTCTTCTTCAATCATGCTTTGGGGAGTACGCTCAGCAATATTGGAAGAAGCTTTAAACATGTCAATACCAAAGGTCTTGGGATCAACGCCGGCAATAGCTGCCAGTTCTGCAGCGATTACCTTATCTTCCTCAGTGCAAGTTGGGGATTTGAAGATTACGGTGTCGGAAAGGATAGCTGCCAGGAGAATTCCGGCAATAGGTTTTTCAGGGACTAAGCCTTGCTCTTTGAAGGCTTTGGCAACGATGGAACATGTGGATCCAACGGGCTCGATGCGGATATGGATGGGGTCTGCAGTTTGCAGTCCGCCGATTTTGTGATGGTCAATAACCTCGATGAGTTTAGCTTGGTCAGCGCCGGCAACAGCTTGACCCCACTCATTGTGGTCAACAAGCACTAATTTTTGGCCTGCTTCAACAGATTCTAATACTTGAGGAGCAGCAACACCATAGAAGTTGAGAACATACTCAGTCTCTTTATTGATTTTTCCAGCTGAGCAAGGAACAACATCGGCAGTCCCTGTGAGTTCTTTTAAACGAGCTAAAGCAATTGCAGAGCAAACTGAATCAGTATCCGGGCTTTTGTGTCCAACAATAAAAATTTTATCTGACATATTTACACCTAAACCTTTCTTTCCTCAATTTTTTGAACTTCACGGTGGTCTTTAGAAATTAGCCCGCAACTCTTGTTAAAAGCGTTACAGTTTCGTGAGCTTAGCATACTCAGCCATTAATTTCTTAATTCCACTGTCAAAAACAATTGTTAGTTCTGCCTGATTTCCTTCTCCCTTAATGGAGACAATAATTCCTCGACCAAACTTCGCGTGTTCCACTTTTTCTCCTATATGATGCGCCTCACCCCCTTCATTGACTAATTTGCTCCCAAAATCCTTTTCCCACGACCCGGCTCCCAAAGGAATGTTTCGATCCGACATACCCCGTCGCTGCATGGGTTTTGCGGGGTTGGCCAGGCGACGTTTTGGGGGATCAAGGGGGTCTATATCCGTCATTAATTCCGACGGTATCTCCATCAAAAAGCGAGAAGGCTGATTATACTGCGTC
This Desulfosporosinus orientis DSM 765 DNA region includes the following protein-coding sequences:
- a CDS encoding aryl-sulfate sulfotransferase; the encoded protein is MRKILETEKHLITLQAESEEKFLAEFRSGNYTLANPLIVKNPYLINPLSAVLCFKTEEETTAQITVKGKAEPGDLSHIFAEAKEHVLPIYGLYDNYENTVVITLGNGKSSEVNIEVEELDVNKALYCHTTPEYFGKDLMLISTTTPLIESARTVGFDYAGDLRWVITNKQSWDIKKLSNGRLLYTSYRTIQKPYYTVGFMEMDFCGKIYKEYRLPGGYHHDGIELESGNLLVASDNNFDESVEDYVVEVDKETGKILKSWDLLKILPREKGNAGDWNHHDWFHNNSVWYDKPTNSITMSGRHKDAIINFNYDTGKLNWIIGDPEGWGEEWQPYFFKNVTKGDFDWQYEQHAARILPNGNVFVFDNGTYRSKNEATRIPPEENYSRGVIYKIDTAKMEIEQVWQYGKERGVEFYSPYICNVDYYDEGHYMIHSGGIATYRGKHTDGLGAMLLNKYKDEHIHLSLESITVEVQNDEVRYELKVQGGNYYRARRLALYDEKTNFSLGKGQLFGGFGITPEFGKVKFKDVEGGVPAKHNLSIILEEDRLALRGTFQEGSEVFLELKGAKEAKFYSIPTVVHDVTAACVSFEEQKDNDFQFYISREGLAGDVDIYLNIDNKRYDTGLSLTL
- a CDS encoding SLC13 family permease, with amino-acid sequence MLGTKVVCEKKNLKSNRSMYIHSAIGIGFMLGFPLLNPIEPITPVGMHIFAIFIGMVYLWSTVNGIWPSILGLLLIGVSGFAPLKSVALEAFGSDISVVIMLALVFFAGVEYAGCTEYLARWFLTRKIINGKPYVFLFVFFLASYFLSGLTEPIASLLILWPITVEFMNELGIDRKEKVFPITVFGVYFAATLAQPMFPFKGAALAIVGTFQKASGLTVNTLSFVLFNIILSLTMIIIFMLLLKFVYKPDMSKLKNISVEQFQKSPLPPMNLQQKILLLSLFAFIILLLAPSFLPKTWVIVALLKNIGTLGVTMFCVVVLMVLHVDGKPVLPFKAVAAKSFSWDVYFLVVAALYGANAVSNDVTGIKAWLIQVLQPLLGDKPILVFVGLLLIFSIITTNFANNAGMAIILIPVIMAFAKQYPSIGLVGLYMCITMIVFFALITPAASPYCGMMHARRDLIDVKDILKMGVPLLIIGLILYVLVGFPLAQILFS
- a CDS encoding manganese-dependent inorganic pyrophosphatase; protein product: MSDKIFIVGHKSPDTDSVCSAIALARLKELTGTADVVPCSAGKINKETEYVLNFYGVAAPQVLESVEAGQKLVLVDHNEWGQAVAGADQAKLIEVIDHHKIGGLQTADPIHIRIEPVGSTCSIVAKAFKEQGLVPEKPIAGILLAAILSDTVIFKSPTCTEEDKVIAAELAAIAGVDPKTFGIDMFKASSNIAERTPQSMIEEDLKAFTMGPHKIGVGQVSLMGMEGFEDVRANLTAAIEAHRAAQGMQYLCLMITDILEDYTELIVKGDNPEEVAKAFGKELVNGSVPLPGVLSRKKQVVPQMTTYFQG
- the trxB gene encoding thioredoxin-disulfide reductase, producing the protein MGDITKAYDLIIIGGGPAGLTSAIYGGRSKLKTLVINKGTVGGMVNTTREIVNYPGYRNISGEDLMKDFKKHAEDFGVEFLRDEVVKTDLSREDKRIVTKKGKEFSAKAVIIACGSEPRLLNIPGEKRLQGSGVAYCATCDAEFFEGEDVVVVGSGDQAIEEGMYITKFARKVTVIVLHDEGILDCNKVSAERAFQNDKMEFIWNSTVEEVLGADNVEGVKIKNLKTGSSEELACQGVFFFVGMVPATHFLKDSGIVMDQRGYIPVNELLETNLEGVYAVGDNRVKYLRQVVSAAGDGATAAVAAERYIEEMNAFQANVLASEKPVLLAFFNVLDQGSLEFCTLLEEVNQELSECYRIVKVDLTTKKNLAQKYGIQQVPSVLVLDKGRHVKRLNCGTTKDSLKTQLV
- a CDS encoding thioredoxin family protein → MSLEKLNAGQFEKIIYDQGDPCLVIFSRKTCHVCQEVVPVLEDMQPKYKGKFGFYYVDVEDDKALFQSFSLKGVPQILFFKEGEYQGKLAGAADEEKITDKIADVLEA
- a CDS encoding aryl-sulfate sulfotransferase — translated: MGQPFVHPTGVTIYNPEKCFNGYTIMAVKKLGCVLIDMNGNVVRVWKDLHGFPNKLLPGGYVMGSRGIRDPKFGYQDQTDLVQVDWEGKVVWKFDKKEWTEDEGQEPQWMARQHHDYQRAGNPVGYYVPGMECQTDRGNTLILCHENIENRKISDKNLLDDVFIEVDWEGNIVWEWHAADHFKEFGFSEAAKLAIYKNPNMHEAGGGMGDWMHINSMSVLGPNKWYDKGDERFHPDNIIWDAREANIIAIISKETGKVVWKMGPDYSGDKRLAKIGQIIGQHHVHMIPQGLPGAGNILIFDNGGWSGYGSPTNTSKDGTKVNIADRSRVLELNPVTMKVVWQILGSELMGYGQLGISDYRFYSPLTSAAQRLPNGNTFITEGVGGRFFEVTRMKEVVWEFISPFSENPSTIYYRGYRYPYSYVPQLPEPQETPVPMLDIRKFRVPGAADCQVQNLVDIEGTTGYPAVQQACVAAGDQDLSLKDDDEDDDDSFTKF
- a CDS encoding Crp/Fnr family transcriptional regulator, with product MELLKMDGVVKCEFEKGSYIIRQGDMMDFLYYLVSGTCYRTLITEKGDEIIYGIKESNNSIHSMLGVLTLFSNGVSEYHFIAKSKCRCYKIPKEAFFEYVQDDANILSQLLHMATDNIRELVDSLQARNEGKVGNRLCKFLLSNAQDKQGVLLVSKGYSNATISKFLGIHKVTVAKILRALKEEGIIRKEKDGIFILNEKKLTSYAMDEKIIDYY